A stretch of the Papaver somniferum cultivar HN1 chromosome 6, ASM357369v1, whole genome shotgun sequence genome encodes the following:
- the LOC113286928 gene encoding regulation of nuclear pre-mRNA domain-containing protein 1B-like isoform X1: MNSVFNEQILADKLSKLNNTQQCIETLSHWCIFHRMKAELVVATWEKQFHASEKAQKISFLYLANDILQNSKRKGTEFVAEFWKVLPGALKDVHENGDDHGKTVVSRLVGIWEERRVFGSRQSLKDLMLGKESLPPLELNKKRSRAVRIVKRDSRSIRTKLTVGGTAEKIVSAFHSVLSDHPNEDLLMNNCKSAVHHVRKMEKDVDVACTKEGDPQRTTLANELQEEENVLKECIEKLKSVEATRAALVSQLKEALHEQESELENVRTQLQGSLNSCISLNGKVAMAQSEEACNMRKRLNNETDASSSADANSKSKTAASIAALVADKLTASTSSRQIMTSVLSSFAAQEAKGVGSVTTTTSNGTKPNMEKHMAVMDSNVYITAQPPTAPTTPSYQTVVMHQPSPIQNQASTSQPLYHIMTTQPSQQQYLQPPSGIMTGVTYSYGNLQPQQAPPQQAPPQPGPPQQQHMMNLAVAPYTQQQPTQLLQQPPVPPSFRPLQPPAMLYYTRQHQPQ, from the exons ATGAATAGTGTATTCAATGAGCAAATACTTGCTGATAAGCTCTCTAAGCTCAATAACACCCAACAGTGTATTGAGA CACTGTCACACTGGTGTATCTTTCACCGGATGAAAGCAGAACTTGTTGTTGCTACATGGGAAAAGCAATTCCATGCTTCAGAGAAGGCGCAGAAAATTTCGTTCTTATATCTAGCCAATGATATACTTCAGAACAGCAAACGGAAAGGAACTGAATTTGTTGCTGAGTTTTGGAAGGTTCTTCCTGGAGCACTCAAGGATGTTCATGAGAATGGAGATGATCATGGCAAGACTGTGGTTTCCAGATTG GTTGGAATTTGGGAAGAAAGGAGGGTATTTGGATCTCGTCAGAGTCTTAAAGATTTAATGCTTGGAAAGGAATCCCTGCCTCCGCTAGAGTTGAACAAAAAACGCTCCCGTGCTGTTAGAATTGTAAAAAGAGATTCTCGCTCCATAAGAACA AAACTGACCGTTGGAGGAACTGCTGAGAAAATAGTGTCCGCGTTTCACTCTGTGCTGAGTGACCATCCCAATGAAGACTTGCTGATGAACAATTGCAAGTCGGCTGTCCACCATGTGAGAAAAATGGAGAAAGATGTTGATGTTGCCTGTACAAAAG AGGGAGATCCGCAGAGGACAACTTTAGCCAATGAGCTACAGGAGGAAGAAAACGTTTTGAAAGAATGCATTGAGAAACTAAAGTCAGTTGAAGCAACTAGAGCAGCCTTGGTATCTCAATTAAAAGAAGCATTACATGAGCAG GAGTCTGAACTGGAGAATGTGCGCACACAACTACAG GGCTCATTAAATTCTTGCATTTCGTTGAATGGTAAGGTAGCTATGGCCCAGTCAGAAGAAGCCTGTAACATGCGAAAGCGGCTCAACAATGAAACAGATGCATCTTCATCAGCCGAtgcaaattcaaaatcaaaaacagcTGCATCCATTGCAGCTTTGGTTGCGGACAAATTAACAGCTTCAACCTCATCACGGCAAATAATGACTTCTGTTCTCTCAAGTTTTGCCGCACAGGAAGCGAAGGGTGTAGGTTCAGTAACGACAACCACTTCTAATGGAACAAAGCCAAATATGGAAAAACACATGGCTGTAATGGACTCAAATGTTTACATCACTGCACAACCGCCTACCGCCCCCACAACTCCTTCCTATCAAACAGTTGTAATGCATCAACCTTCACCAATACAAAACCAAGCTTCAACGTCGCAGCCTCTTTATCACATAATGACAACCCAGCCTTCTCAACAGCAATACCTTCAACCACCTAGTGGGATTATGACTGGAGTGACGTATTCTTACGGCAATTTACAACCACAACAAGCGCCACCACAACAAGCACCTCCTCAGCCAGGTCCACCGCAGCAGCAACACATGATGAACCTTGCAGTTGCACCGTATACACAACAGCAACCAACACAGCTATTACAGCAACCCCCAGTGCCTCCTAGCTTTCGGCCCCTTCAACCTCCTGCAATGTTGTACTACACTAGGCAACATCAGCCTCAGTGA
- the LOC113286928 gene encoding regulation of nuclear pre-mRNA domain-containing protein 1B-like isoform X2, translating to MNSVFNEQILADKLSKLNNTQQCIETLSHWCIFHRMKAELVVATWEKQFHASEKAQKISFLYLANDILQNSKRKGTEFVAEFWKVLPGALKDVHENGDDHGKTVVSRLVGIWEERRVFGSRQSLKDLMLGKESLPPLELNKKRSRAVRIVKRDSRSIRTKLTVGGTAEKIVSAFHSVLSDHPNEDLLMNNCKSAVHHVRKMEKDVDVACTKEGDPQRTTLANELQEEENVLKECIEKLKSVEATRAALVSQLKEALHEQESELENVRTQLQVAMAQSEEACNMRKRLNNETDASSSADANSKSKTAASIAALVADKLTASTSSRQIMTSVLSSFAAQEAKGVGSVTTTTSNGTKPNMEKHMAVMDSNVYITAQPPTAPTTPSYQTVVMHQPSPIQNQASTSQPLYHIMTTQPSQQQYLQPPSGIMTGVTYSYGNLQPQQAPPQQAPPQPGPPQQQHMMNLAVAPYTQQQPTQLLQQPPVPPSFRPLQPPAMLYYTRQHQPQ from the exons ATGAATAGTGTATTCAATGAGCAAATACTTGCTGATAAGCTCTCTAAGCTCAATAACACCCAACAGTGTATTGAGA CACTGTCACACTGGTGTATCTTTCACCGGATGAAAGCAGAACTTGTTGTTGCTACATGGGAAAAGCAATTCCATGCTTCAGAGAAGGCGCAGAAAATTTCGTTCTTATATCTAGCCAATGATATACTTCAGAACAGCAAACGGAAAGGAACTGAATTTGTTGCTGAGTTTTGGAAGGTTCTTCCTGGAGCACTCAAGGATGTTCATGAGAATGGAGATGATCATGGCAAGACTGTGGTTTCCAGATTG GTTGGAATTTGGGAAGAAAGGAGGGTATTTGGATCTCGTCAGAGTCTTAAAGATTTAATGCTTGGAAAGGAATCCCTGCCTCCGCTAGAGTTGAACAAAAAACGCTCCCGTGCTGTTAGAATTGTAAAAAGAGATTCTCGCTCCATAAGAACA AAACTGACCGTTGGAGGAACTGCTGAGAAAATAGTGTCCGCGTTTCACTCTGTGCTGAGTGACCATCCCAATGAAGACTTGCTGATGAACAATTGCAAGTCGGCTGTCCACCATGTGAGAAAAATGGAGAAAGATGTTGATGTTGCCTGTACAAAAG AGGGAGATCCGCAGAGGACAACTTTAGCCAATGAGCTACAGGAGGAAGAAAACGTTTTGAAAGAATGCATTGAGAAACTAAAGTCAGTTGAAGCAACTAGAGCAGCCTTGGTATCTCAATTAAAAGAAGCATTACATGAGCAG GAGTCTGAACTGGAGAATGTGCGCACACAACTACAG GTAGCTATGGCCCAGTCAGAAGAAGCCTGTAACATGCGAAAGCGGCTCAACAATGAAACAGATGCATCTTCATCAGCCGAtgcaaattcaaaatcaaaaacagcTGCATCCATTGCAGCTTTGGTTGCGGACAAATTAACAGCTTCAACCTCATCACGGCAAATAATGACTTCTGTTCTCTCAAGTTTTGCCGCACAGGAAGCGAAGGGTGTAGGTTCAGTAACGACAACCACTTCTAATGGAACAAAGCCAAATATGGAAAAACACATGGCTGTAATGGACTCAAATGTTTACATCACTGCACAACCGCCTACCGCCCCCACAACTCCTTCCTATCAAACAGTTGTAATGCATCAACCTTCACCAATACAAAACCAAGCTTCAACGTCGCAGCCTCTTTATCACATAATGACAACCCAGCCTTCTCAACAGCAATACCTTCAACCACCTAGTGGGATTATGACTGGAGTGACGTATTCTTACGGCAATTTACAACCACAACAAGCGCCACCACAACAAGCACCTCCTCAGCCAGGTCCACCGCAGCAGCAACACATGATGAACCTTGCAGTTGCACCGTATACACAACAGCAACCAACACAGCTATTACAGCAACCCCCAGTGCCTCCTAGCTTTCGGCCCCTTCAACCTCCTGCAATGTTGTACTACACTAGGCAACATCAGCCTCAGTGA
- the LOC113286929 gene encoding short-chain dehydrogenase cctT-like, protein MGASISSKEQPVVLITGCSEGGIGNCLARAFANQNCIVIATSRSLSSMRDLQGEDQNKFFLQELDVVNEESINKVVNFAIEKFGRIDILVNNAGIHCVGPLVEIPLSAIENTFNTNVYGPMRMVQAVVPHMIPRRKGKIVNVGSVAALAPGPWAGAYAATKCAIHSLSDTLRIELRVFGISVTTVVPGAIKSNFGNASETSYNQLPEWKFYKAFADAIRSRTTLSQGPKSTPGEELAKKTVAAVLKKNPPAWFSYGRLSFVSAILYHLPLCIRDFILRMAMKA, encoded by the exons ATGGGAGCTTCAATCAGTAGCAAAGAACAACCAGTAGTTCTAATAACCGGATGCAGTGAAGGTGGAATTGGCAATTGTTTAGCAAGAGCTTTTGCCAATCAGAATTGTATTGTGATTGCAACAAGTAGGTCTTTATCTTCCATGAGAGATCTTCAAGGGGAGGATCAAAATAAGTTTTTTCTACAAGAATTAGATGTTGTTAATGAAGAAAGCATCAATAAAGTTGTAAACTTTGCAATTGAGAAATTTGGTAGAATTGACATTCTTGTGAATAATGCTGGTATTCACTGTGTTGGTCCTCTAGTTGAAATCCCACTCTCTGCTattgaaaataccttcaacacCAATGTCTATG GTCCCATGAGGATGGTTCAAGCTGTAGTACCGCACATGATACCTAGGAGAAAAGGGAAGATAGTGAATGTTGGAAGTGTGGCTGCTTTGGCTCCGGGACCATGGGCTGGCGCTTACGCTGCCACAAAGTGTGCTATACATTCTCTTAGTGATACTTTGAG AATCGAACTGCGGGTGTTTGGGATCAGTGTGACAACTGTGGTTCCTGGAGCTATAAAATCAAATTTCGGAAATGCTTCCGAGACAAGTTATAACCAGCTGCCTGAATGGAAATTTTACAAAGCATTCGCTGATGCAATTCGTTCAAGAACAACTTTGTCACAGGGTCCTAAGTCGACCCCAGGAGAAGAACTTGCAAAGAAGACTGTAGCTGCTGTGCTGAAGAAGAACCCGCCAGCATGGTTTTCCTATGGTCGTCTTTCATTTGTATCAGCTATCTTATATCACTTGCCACTCTGTATTAGAGATTTCATATTAAGAATGGCAATGAAAGCTTGA